Below is a genomic region from Acinetobacter tibetensis.
AAGACCTTTTGGGGTGCACTCTATGCGGCATTTACCGATCAGTTTGGCGTGAAATGGATGGTGAATTGCCAACTTGAAGAGATGTAATGTTTCACCAAAGAACAAATGATTTTTTTGTAAAGATGGCTGTTATAAAAAAAGCCAGATTTTATCTGGCTTTTTTTAACTGAAGGACTTAAGCCCCAGTTTGATAACTTGCTTGAGCAACCGCAGTGGATGCTTGATACGGATGTCTAAAATCATTTAAACCTGCCGCAGCTTCCTGAATATCTTTACCTTCTTTAATCACAAAAGTATCGAAACCAGAACGCTTCATATAGTTTAAGACATCCTTAAACACATCACCTGTCGCACGTAATTCGCCTTGGAAACCTTGGCGACGCAACAATGCAGCAAATGAATAACCACGACCATCGTTGAAACCCGCAAAATCAATAAAGATCGCATCTAATTGATTTAAAGGAAATTCATTAATTTCAGGAGAAGCATCCACAGTAATCAATAATGCTTTTTTACCTGTAATATTGGTAAGTTGATCCAACTGATCAACAGTCAATACCACATCACCTTGCGGTAATACAGCATCTTCGCCAATGAATTGGTAACTATTGTCTGCCACTGTGCCATCTTTAGAGAGCACTTGAAGTGCGGTATTAAGCATAAGCACGCTCCTTGAATGGTTGAATGCCAACACGGCGATAAGTTTCAATAAACTCTTCACCTTCTTGACGTAAATCAAGATAAGTATTCAGAATTTCTTCAATAATGTCAGGTACAACTTCTGCTGCAAATGATGGCCCTAAGATGTCACCAATCGAAGCATCATGGTCTGCATTACCGCCTAAAGTAATTTGGTAGAATTCAGCACCTTTTTTATCGACACCTAAAATACCAATATTACCCACGTGGTGATGACCACAAGCATTCATACAACCTGAAATGTTCAAGTCGATATGACCCAAATTGTAAACCGTATCTAGGTCATCAAAACGACGTGAAATCGCTTCAGAAATTGGAATCGATTTCGCATTTGCCAATGAACAGAAGTCACCACCTGGGCAGCAAATAATATCGGTAATAAAACCAATATGCGCACGCGCCAAGTCATGTTGTTCAAGCGTTTGCCACAACTCAAACAAGTCTTTTTGAGGTACATCGACCAACGAAATGTTTTGTTCATGCGTGGTACGTAATTCACCAAAGGTGTATTTGTCTGCAAGGTCTGCAATCAAATTCATTTCTTCAGTCGTCACGTCACCTGGTGCAATACCTGCGCGTTTTAGCGAAATGGTCACTACACGGTAACCTGTCACTTTATGTGTATTGGTATTAATGTTGAACCATTGTTTAAACTTCGGATATTCAGCAAATAATGCTGTGAAGTCTTCATCTGCCAATTGCTGATATGCAAATGGAGTAAATTCTTCATCAAGTTTCGCTAAAGTTTCAGCATCTACTTTTAGCGTTTGCACAGTGTGAGCAAATTCTGCTTCCACTTTTTCTGCAAACACTTGAGGCGTTAATGCTTTGACTAAAATTTTGATACGGGCTTTGTATTTGTTGTCACGGCGGCCGTGTAAATTATACACACGAAGTACCGCTTCAAGATAAGCAATCAAATCTTCACGTGGCAACCATTCTTTGATGATTGAACCAATGATTGGTGTACGACCTAGACCGCCACCCACTTTGATTTTATAACCGATCTCACCCGCTGCATTTTTCACGATATACACACCAATATCATGGAATGACGTTGCAGCACGATCTACTTCTTCTAAAGCAGACACCGCAATTTTGAACTTACGTGGTAAGAAGGCAAATTCTGGGTGGAAGGTTGACCATTGACGAATCAATTCACACGTTGGACGTGGATCAGCAACCTCACCCGCAACTACACCTGCATATTGGTCAGTTGTGGTGTTACGAATACAGTTACCTGAAGTTTGAATCGCATGCATCTGCACAGTTGCCAATTCGGCAAGCATGTCAGGCACATTTTCAAGTGCAGGCCAGTTAAACTGAATGTTTTGACGTGTTGACACGTGTGCATAACCACGGTCATATTCTTTCGCCAATTCCGCAACCTTGCGTAACTGCGTAGAGCTCATCAAACCATAAGGAACAGCAATACGTAACATCGGCGCATAGCGTTGGACGTATAAACCGTTTTGGAGACGTAGCGGACGGTATTCATCTTCAGTGAGTTTACCCGCTAAATAACGTTCCGTTTGGTCACGGAACTGTGCAACACGTTCATTGATCAGTTGCTGATCAAAATCAGTATATAAATACATGGCGTACAGCTAGTAGTTTCATTATAACGGCTCACAGCATAACGATATTTAGACTATCAACAAAACGCGTTTTTTACATATTTCATAGCGGTTTTATTGATAAGCTTAAATTCCTGAATACCAAACAACTTTCCCTAGAATATTGTTTGCAGGCACAAAACCCCAATAACGACTATCGGCACTCTGATCACGATTATCTCCCAGAACAAAAACCATCCCTTCTGGTACGACACATTCATGACGAGTATTATAGATTGGACAATTTTCCATAAAAGGGTACTCTTCGATTGTATTGCTCGGTATAATTTGCATGAGATGAGACTGTGAACCAAATGCTTCTTCATAAACCTGCGTATCAACACCGTCTAATTCTTCTGTACGAATCATTTTTAAGACTAATGGCTTCCCATTAAGGATGATTTGACCTCGTTCAAAAGCAATCCTGTCTTTAGGTAAAGCAATCACCCTTTTGATATAGTGAATTTCAGGATTAACTGGATATTTGAAGACAATAATATCGCCAGCTTTAAAGTTGCGTAATTGGACATTACGATGAGCAAGCTGATCCACCAGTCCCAAACCTGTACGGCGCATAATGACATAATCTCCGGAATGGATAGTAGGTCGCATGCTGTCTGCTGGTACGGAATAAAAATCAAAAAATAGAATTCGTAAAGCAGCCCATAATATTGCAAAAATTGCGATACCTTGAAGCAAGTGATGATATCTTTTCCATCGTAAACTCGGGGATGAAAAGCCCAAATTGATAGTATAGATCACACCTAAAACATAGGTTAAAAGAAATGTGACATCGGTATAAGGTAATGCTTTCCAAGTTGTAAGTAGGGTCAATAAAAAATAAATTAAAGCTTTTTTGCCATATCCTAAATAAAGCAAACCAAAAACAGGACTTAATAATGTCAATAAAATAAGTAACCATGTATTTGGTTTATTTGATATTTCCTGTTTAGATAGTTCTGTTTTTTCTATGTTCTGCATATTTTTCTGTAATTTAAATAAAGTCTTAATATACCCAAATAGAATTAAATCCCCAATAAAAATGCCCACCAAAGTGAGCATTTTTATGACAATTTTTATTTACTATCTGGCAAAGCATAGGCGACCAAATAATCCCCCATCTTGGTGCCAAAAGAACCATGCCCGCCGGCCATAATGACCACATATTGCTTACCATTGCTTTCATAGGTCATTGGTGTTGCCTGACCACCTGCGGGTAAACGCCCTTCCCACAACTGCTCGCCATTGGTGACATTAAATGCACGAAGATAATTATCCTGCGTGCCAGCGACAAACATCACATTACCAGCGGTTGAAATTGGACCACCCAAACCAGGTACTCCAATTTTTAAAGGTGGCAGTTGGAACAATTTTGGCAAACTGTCACGGATAGTCCCAATCCGCTTTTTCCAGACCACTTGATGGGTTTTTAAATCTACACCCGCCACATAGCCCCAAGCTGGTTGCTTACACGGTAAACCGAGCGGAGACAAGAACGCACTGATTTCCACACCATAAGGCACACCATACATTGGCTGTACCCCTTGTTCAGTCCCTGCACCTTTGGCCGTTTCTTGACGGTTCGGATCTGCGGGAATTAAACGGCTGACAAAAGGCAATCCGATTGGATTCATGACAGCAACTTGACGATCTGCATTCACTGACATGCCTCCCCATTCAAATACGCCTAAATTCCCAGGAAAGACCAACGTGCCATTTTCTGAAGGTGGGGTATAAATACCGTCATAATTCAAACGATGGAAATAGACCCGACAAATTAACTGATCAAACATGGTCGCGCCCCACATGTCTTTATCTTTTAACTTGTCTTGTGGTGCCAGATTTAAATCAGAAAAGGGTTGGGTTGCCGAATAGTATTCGCCTTGGGTTTGTGGCCCGCGTTTTACTGTTTGAGGGACTGCGCGCTCGTTAATAGGCACGATCGCTTTGCCTGTACGTCGGTCTACTACAAAGACATTCCCTGTTTTGGTTAACACATAAATCGCTGGGACGGTTTTTCCAGTAGTATCTTGAATATCTGCCAAAGAAGGTTGCGCTGGTACATCCATATCCCACAAATCATGATGGGTCGTTTGAAAATGCCAAACCAGCTTGCCTGTACTGGCATTGATTGCCAACATCGAATTGGCATAACGCTCTTTTAACTCAGTACGATCTCCGCCCCAAATATCGGGGGTTCCTACCCCTGTTGGTACATACACGATATCCAGTTTGGAGTCATAAGCCAAAGGTGCCCACGCATTTGGAGAGTTATGTACAAAGGTCGTATTTTCGTTTGGCATGGCATTAGGATTTTGTGCCCCTGTATCAAAGACCCAAAGCAACTCACCTGTATTCACATCATAGCCACGAATGACCCCAGAAGGCTCTTTGGAAGAATAGTTATCCGTGACTGAACCCGCAATAACCACTGTTGTACCCGAAATAATCCCAGGTGATGTCGGGTTATAGCCCCCAGGATAGGCATAAGGCATAAATTTTTGTAAATTCACTTCACCTTGCTCACCAAAATCTGAGCAGACTTTGCCTGTATCAGCATTCACTGCGACTAAACGCCCATCATTCACAGGAACAATTACCTTACGTGGACACTCGGCAGAAACTGATTTTCGATTTTGCAAACTGGTCGCAAACTCGGCTGTATTATTGGCATCGTAATACATTACCCCACGACAGGTGAGATGCTGAAAAGTATGGTCGGCTTTCAATTTTGGATCAAAACGCCATTTTTCCTTGCCCGTTGCTGGATCCAAGGCAATTAACCATTGGTGAGTGGTACACATATATAAGTTATTGCCCACTTTAATCGGGGTCACCTGATTGGTGGTTTCTCCCGAATCTTTATCTGTTTTGACATCACCTGTGCGGAATGTCCAAGCCACTTTCAGATTTTTAACATTTTGATCATTAATCTGTGTCAAAGGTGAATAACGCACCCCGCCCTGAGTACGTCCATAAGCGGGCCAGTCTTGTTCTGCCACCCCCTCAATGGCTTGAGCCGATGCAGGTTGTGGTTGTTGAATGACGCCATTAATTTCTTGGGGATCGTTGAAAATCGCGTAGACCATAACTGCAATAGCAATCAACAACGTGCCCGAAAGGGCGATTTTGCTGCCTTGGACTTGACTCATATTGCGCGTGACTGCAGGAATGAGTAACCATAAACCCAATACCCCCAAAATATCCAAACGAGGTGCGAGAGCCCAAAAATCAGTTCCAACCTCCCATAAACTCCAGAGTATGGTTGCTAGCATTAAGAAACTGTACACCCATAAAAAGGAACCTTGCCCCCTTTTAAGTAAAAAGGCTGATGCCAAAATTAGCAGACCAGCAATCACATAATAGATTGAACCACCGAGTAGAATGAGCCATACCCCCCCAATCAACAGATAGGCAGCAATTAAAAGCATCACAATAACGGTAAAGGTTCGCATCGTATTTGATGGGTTACTCATTCCATTCACCTCATTCACTTTATTATTTATCGCTAGCCCAGTAAAAACAGCTAGATTATTTTGTCGTTTGTTTCGCTATTCTTATTCGCATTTAAATCATTGATCTAGGAAAGATGGTTTCTCTAACATCGTTAAAATGCGGTTTGAAACTTAATCCCACCGACCCAAACATTTTCTCCATTTTTATCCGCACCCACATGTCGGATATATTGAAGATTTGGACGGATCGTTAACCAATTGGTGGCATGTACCCCGTAATACAGTTCGGTATTGTATTCTTCATCTTGCCCCGTATTTAAGTCATCATTTAGATGGATTCGGGCAAATCCCAAGGCAATTTCATCTTGCGGGCGCATATCCAACACACCTGTATAGATCAAACCAATATTTTGCATAGTGTCGACATTGTTGGTTTTATCATCATGCACAGTCAGGTTTATAAATCCTGTAAGTCCGCGCTGCGGATCTTGAGCGTGTTGCAACAATTGTTGTTTTGCCACAATCCACATGCCTTGCTTATGTGATGTTGCACTGGGATTTTGAATTTCAATGGCATCCGCGCTGCTGTAGTAATAGCCCAGTCGATATTCACCTGTTTTGCCTTGCATACCAATTTTCGGCTGCCAGACCATCTCTATAGGTACAATGACGCCATCGGCACCCGAAGTACTTAAATTAAAGCCCTGACTACGCTTTAAGTTCTCAGGGTTATATTCATATACCCCAATTTGGCTAAAGACTTCAGGGGAAAATTGATATTTCAGTCTGGCTGCCCATTGACTGACGGGCCAATTAAACCATTGATCCCCCACCCAATTGCCAACTTGAGAGCCACATAAAGCCAAGTTCTGAAAATCACAATCAAAACTATTAAAATCTTCCCCTTCACCAAAACGTCCGACTTTAAGATCTAACTGTTGATTGAGAAATTTTTTCTTAATCCAAAAATTGGTCAAACGCCACGTTTGCCCACGTCCCCATACTTCTTGGGTTGAACTTAAATGCCCATTTAAGGCATCCGACGTTTGTGATAAAGAATGTCCATTCCGTTCAGTAATAATAATTTGTGCTTCAGTGTCTTGCCATCCCAGTATTTTGTCTAAGTCGAAATGACTCCCCAACACGAACTGATCGGCATATTCAGTACCGTGACTCGAATGCTTTTTCGCGTCCAGTAAAGTTGCCATTTCTCCTGTATAGCCCAAATTAAAGCGATAACCCTTGGTTTCTAATTCAGTTCGAGTGCCATTCCAATCTCCAAACATCCAAGGACTATCGACAGCAAAAGCCGACTGGGCATACGTCCATGAATTTACACTCAAACCCATTAAACACAACGTGAGCAATCCCCTTGAGATTCGGAGCTTTTGCATACCTGCAACCTTTTATAATTTTTTTATTCCTATCAGGTTACGCCTGTTTTTTATGGTTAAAATATAATCTTTTTGTCGTTTTTTGTTAAGCTACTGATATAGAGTAAAATTTACAAAAGTACAGGCTACCAAGTGCCTGTACCTAATACTTGCCCCATAAAGTCATAGCGCATTGCTGAACGAGAAAATTTGATTGGGCATGCCAACTGCGCTTGGGTTTCGGTGGAATGTTCATGCAGTGGAACGTGGACTACCCAATGCCGTTGTTGCGCCAAATCTGAATGCAAAGCTTCATCTAACTTTAAAACAGGTTCTACACAGACATCTTGGGTCGAAAACAGTTGCTGCCACTCTAACAAGGAACGGGTTTTAATTTTTTCCTGTAGAGCATGTTTGACCTTAAGGCAATCTTCCGACTGTAGTGAAGCACCTTTCTCTAATAAAACTGGCAATTCTAACAACCGAGCCAAACCCGACATAAATTGTGGCTCTAAACTGCCAATTGAAAGATAACGCCCATCTTGTGTTTCATAGTAATCATAGAAGCTAGCACCATTTAAAATGCCTGATTCTGGCTGCGGGGTGATATTTCCTGCCAATGCGGCGGCGGCGGCCATACTGTTTAACGCCACAACACAATCGGTCATGGAAATATCAATATACTGCCCTTTTCCACTTTGAGTACGCTCAATCACAGCCGTTAAAATGCCAATCACCGCATGTAAAGAACCACCTGCAATGTCCGCGACTTGAATACCTAAAGGTGGTGGTCCACTCTGGGTACGACCACTATGCCCCGCAATCCCCGATAAGGCTAAATAGTTAATATCATGCCCTGCCTTATCTTTATAACTCCCCGTTTGACCATAGCCTGTAATCGAGCAATAAATCAATCGCGGATTAATTTCCGCTAAAGTGGCATAGTCCAATCCCAGTCGTTGCATGACACCCGGGCGAAATTGCTCTACGACAATATCGTATTGGCTAATCTTTTCCTTAATCGCAGCGATGTTTTGTGGATCTTTTAAATCCAGAGCCACGGATTGTTTATTTCGATTCAAATAAAGATGTGCAGTCGCCTGTCCATGTGCATAAGGTGGAAAAAGACGAATCAAATCTGGTCGCGTGGGTGATTCAACATGAATCACTTCTGCCCCCAAATCTGCTAAATATAAAGTGGCAAATGGACCGGGTAATAATGTTGAAAAATCCAGTACTTTCAATCCCTGTAAAGCATGTTGCATGTTCTTTTTACTCTTGGACTATTGTATTTTCATGTATCTTAGAAATATAAAATCAACAAAACAATGTCATGTTCAGCCATTTACCTTGATCATTTCGGCAATTTACCATGTAGAAAGGCAAATTTACCTATTGTAAATTGCCTATAAAAACTTTTTTAGCGTCATTTAGGTCATACGCAAGTGAATACAAAAGAGACTGAAGGATTAAACATGAGCCGCGATACAATCAGTATCCATTTTGTCAATGCGGCTTTGACTGGCGTAAAACGCCTCGGCATGGATGTCGAAACCTTACTTTCGCACGTCGGAATTGAAGCCGAACTGCTACGTCAGCCTAAAGCTCGAATTTCTCCAGAACAATACACACGTTTTGTGAAAATGTTATGGATGGTGACTCAGGATGAACATATTGGTTTCGATACCCAACCTCGTCGTTTGGGCACCTTTGCCATTATGTGCCAACTGATCATCCACGCAAAAACCTTAGGTGATGCACTTGAATTATCGACGCAATTTTATAAATTGTTCGGCGATGAATGGTGTGTTTCTTTAGAACGTGATAAGCATGAAGCCCGCTTAGTTCCACTCATTCCAATTGGAATGGATCCAAATCATTTTATTACTGAAAGCATGTTAATGATTTGGCACGGTTTAGCCTCTTGGCTCATTGAACGTCGCTTACCTTTAGAGCGCGTACATTTTGGCTACCCACGCCCTGCCCATGCAGATGAATATGATGCTCTGTTTTTCGCACCCGTGATGCAGTTTGACATGCCACGTACCGAAATCACCTTTGCTGCGGATTATTTAGACTTACCGATTCGTCAAAACGAAGAAACCCTAGAAGAATTCTTAAAAGCAGCACCTGCACAGCTACTGGTCAAGTTCAAAAACACCAATTCTCTCACCTCTCGTATTCGTGAAGTGTTGAAGAGCCAAATTGGCGAAGAAATGCCAACGCTAAACGATGTAGCTTCAATGTTATATCTTTCACCTCAAACTTTACGTCGTCGTTTAGCTGCAGAAGGTAAAAGCTATCAAGGTGTGAAAGATGCCTTACGTCGTGATGCCGCGATTCACTTGTTACTCAATCCAAATTTAACTTTGGAAGATGTTGCACAGCAGGTTGGTTTCAGTGAAACCAGTACTTTCCACCGCGCATTTAAGAAATGGACGGGCGTAACCCCAGGTTTATACCGTCAATTACATGGTTATCTTTAAGCCATAATTTTTTGAATAGACAGCTTATATAAGCTGTCTATTTTTTGCACAGCCACTGCGCTATGCCCTTGGGATAAACAGGATACTGACCTGACGCCAATAACTGTGTATTAACCCATTCAGCGATATAAGTTGAACCATTTGTCTCGCACCCCTTTATTTCTACTTGGCTATACAAAGTTTCATCAAAAAATTCAGCCTCATAAACAAAAACGATTTCATGCCCTGCTTGACCATCAAAAGTAAATAAATTTTCAAGAACACCTAACAGTTTTGTATGAATAATCTGCTGATTTATTTCCTCTAAAACTTCTCGTTTAACTGCTTCTAAGGAAGTTTCTCCAAATTCAATAGTGCCTCCTATCGGTCTCAAATAATTTTCATTTTTGCTAGGGTCATGTCCATGAGAAAGCAAAACTTTATCTTGATATCGAAAAATACAAAGCGCCTTTGCTGGAATATGCATCATTATATGCTCTTAATTTTCTGTAAAAATTCTGCTGCTTGTTTCGGTGAAGTTAAACGAATAAATTGAATATGTTGATAAGCGGGATTCTGCATCATCATTTGATATTTTCTTTTATTTCTAGGATATTGCTGAATCAGCCAAATAAAAATCGATTGTTTAGAAAACAATAGCTTTAAACTCTCTCGATTATTAGAGTTTTTCCATAATTTTCTTTGGCTCATAAGATTGAATAAACTCCGTTTCGTTAAGTGAAAAAAATTTCTAGAAAAGGAGTAATCCAACCAAACTATGGTATCTATTTTCACCAATTTCAACGACATAGTACGAGTATAATTACCATCTAATACCCAACCACTCGCAGTACTATCCATTTTGTTTTTTAATTTTTCGAAAAACACCTCATCCGTTGGCTCTTGCCAATTATCTAGCCAAAATAAATCGTCCATTTCAATATGAACTAAATCTAATTTCTGCGCTAACTGTCTAGAAAATGTGGTTTTACCAGAAGCGGTTGTGCCAACAATATTAATAAATTTCATCTAAATAGATTATTTTCTTATGGTTGAACAGTTTACTCATGATGCCCGATCTTGATCAAGTTTATATTTTTACACGCCAACTGACCAAAACTATCATGTTCCCTGTGTCACTCTTGTCATTGCGCTTCTGCAATTAAGCATTACACTCAAAAAGCAAAAGTCATAAACAAAATACAAGGAATAACGAGATGAGCGAGGCTTACATTATTGATGCAATACGCACGCCACGCGGAAAAGGGAAAAAAGATGGCTCATTACATGAAGTAAAACCAATTACTTTACTCACAACATTATTGAATGAATTACAACAACGCCATCAACTCGATACGTCTAAAGTCGATGATATCGTTCTCGGTTGTGTGACACCAATTGGTGATCAAGGTGGGGATATTGCCAAAACAGCAGCGATTTCCGCAGGTTGGAATGATGATGTTGCAGGTGTGCAAATAAACCGTTTCTGTGCTTCTGGTTTAGAAGCTGTCAATTTAGCTGCACAAAAAGTCCGCTCAGGTTGGGAAGATGTTGTTGTTGCTGGCGGTGTGGAATCCATGTCACGCGTTCCAATGGGTTCTGATGGTGGGCCTTGGGCACTTGATCCTGAAACCAACTTAAAATCTTCTTTTGTTCCACAAGGTATAGGTGCAGATTTAATTGCGACTCTAGATGGCTATAGCCGTGCAGATGTAGACGCCTTTGCAGTCAGTTCACAACAAAAAGCTGCTGCTGCTCAAGCAAATGGCCACTTCGATAAATCTGTGGTGCCTGTGAAAGATCATTCAGGGGTGATGATTTTAGAAAAAGATGAATTTATTAAAGGCAATACCACCGTTGAAGGCTTGGCAAAACTGAATGCCAGCTTTGAAATGATGGGACAAATGGGCTTCGATGCGGTTGCCTTACAAAAATATCCAGAAGCTCAAAAAATTAACCATGTGCATCATGCAGGTAACTCATCAGGTATCGTTGATGGTGCTGCGGTGGTATTGCTTGCTTCTGAAAAAGCAGTGAAAGAACAAGGTTTGAAACCACGTGCCAAGGTACTTGCAACTGCATTAGTCGGTACAGATCCAACCATCATGTTGACTGGTCCTGCCCCTGCTGCCCGTAAAGCATTAGAAAAAGCAGGCTTGAGTATCGACGACATTGATCTATTTGAAGTAAACGAAGCTTTTGCAGCGGTGGTCATGCGTTTTATTACAGAACTCAAAGTTCCTGCTGAGAAAGTCAATGTCAATGGTGGTGCAATTGCGATGGGACATCCATTGGGTGCAACTGGTGCCATGATTCTAGGAACTTTGCTAGATGAATTAGAGCGTCAAGGTAAAAAACGTGGTCTAGCAACATTATGTGTGGGTGGTGGTATGGGTATCGCGACTATTATTGAGTTGGTGTAAAGCACTCAACACCTCCCTGAAATATGAGACTCGGAAACGTCATTCGCAACCTGAGCAAACCAAAGCGGCTAAAGCTTTGGATCAGCACAAGACAAACAAAGTGCGTAGTTTATGCTCAAGCATAGCTTTCGCCTTGCGGTACGGCAAAGATTATTAATCTTTGCTATTCGTACCTCAGGTTTTGCGAATGACAATGGTTTTGCCTACTTTTGCCGAAACAAAAGTAGGTCGAACCGAAGGTTTATCCTGAAACTAGATGAGAGCTTAACAAGACGCTGCGATGCTTATATTTACTTATGCAGGTCACTTACGATTAAGCCCATAAAATATTGGACGATGATGTATGAGCGCGATTAAATACGAAAAAAACGCTGACAATATTGTAATTCTTACCCTTGATTCATCGGGTCAATCTGCCAACACCATGAATGCAGAATTCCGTGATTCACTCAATGACGTCAGTCAAAAGCTCAAAGCTGAAACTGATCTGAAAGGTATTATTTTCCGTTCAGCTAAGAAAACCTTCTTTGCTGGCGGTGACTTAGATGAGCTGATTCAGGTGCAACCCGAACACGCCACAGAATTTTTCAAGATGATTGAAAAACTCAAAGGTGACTTACACACAATCGAAACTTTAGGTGTGCCTGTTGTTGCAGCTTTAAACGGTACTGCGCTTGGCGGTGGCTGGGAAATCGCGTTAGGTTGTCATTATCGTATTGCCATCAATGATCCAAAAACTAAATTTGGTTTACCTGAAGTGACTTTAGGTCTACTTCCTGGTGGCGGTGGTATCGTGCGTATGGTGCGTCT
It encodes:
- a CDS encoding DUF934 domain-containing protein, whose product is MLNTALQVLSKDGTVADNSYQFIGEDAVLPQGDVVLTVDQLDQLTNITGKKALLITVDASPEINEFPLNQLDAIFIDFAGFNDGRGYSFAALLRRQGFQGELRATGDVFKDVLNYMKRSGFDTFVIKEGKDIQEAAAGLNDFRHPYQASTAVAQASYQTGA
- a CDS encoding nitrite/sulfite reductase, which gives rise to MYLYTDFDQQLINERVAQFRDQTERYLAGKLTEDEYRPLRLQNGLYVQRYAPMLRIAVPYGLMSSTQLRKVAELAKEYDRGYAHVSTRQNIQFNWPALENVPDMLAELATVQMHAIQTSGNCIRNTTTDQYAGVVAGEVADPRPTCELIRQWSTFHPEFAFLPRKFKIAVSALEEVDRAATSFHDIGVYIVKNAAGEIGYKIKVGGGLGRTPIIGSIIKEWLPREDLIAYLEAVLRVYNLHGRRDNKYKARIKILVKALTPQVFAEKVEAEFAHTVQTLKVDAETLAKLDEEFTPFAYQQLADEDFTALFAEYPKFKQWFNINTNTHKVTGYRVVTISLKRAGIAPGDVTTEEMNLIADLADKYTFGELRTTHEQNISLVDVPQKDLFELWQTLEQHDLARAHIGFITDIICCPGGDFCSLANAKSIPISEAISRRFDDLDTVYNLGHIDLNISGCMNACGHHHVGNIGILGVDKKGAEFYQITLGGNADHDASIGDILGPSFAAEVVPDIIEEILNTYLDLRQEGEEFIETYRRVGIQPFKERAYA
- the lepB gene encoding signal peptidase I; its protein translation is MLTLVGIFIGDLILFGYIKTLFKLQKNMQNIEKTELSKQEISNKPNTWLLILLTLLSPVFGLLYLGYGKKALIYFLLTLLTTWKALPYTDVTFLLTYVLGVIYTINLGFSSPSLRWKRYHHLLQGIAIFAILWAALRILFFDFYSVPADSMRPTIHSGDYVIMRRTGLGLVDQLAHRNVQLRNFKAGDIIVFKYPVNPEIHYIKRVIALPKDRIAFERGQIILNGKPLVLKMIRTEELDGVDTQVYEEAFGSQSHLMQIIPSNTIEEYPFMENCPIYNTRHECVVPEGMVFVLGDNRDQSADSRYWGFVPANNILGKVVWYSGI
- a CDS encoding glucose/quinate/shikimate family membrane-bound PQQ-dependent dehydrogenase; translated protein: MSNPSNTMRTFTVIVMLLIAAYLLIGGVWLILLGGSIYYVIAGLLILASAFLLKRGQGSFLWVYSFLMLATILWSLWEVGTDFWALAPRLDILGVLGLWLLIPAVTRNMSQVQGSKIALSGTLLIAIAVMVYAIFNDPQEINGVIQQPQPASAQAIEGVAEQDWPAYGRTQGGVRYSPLTQINDQNVKNLKVAWTFRTGDVKTDKDSGETTNQVTPIKVGNNLYMCTTHQWLIALDPATGKEKWRFDPKLKADHTFQHLTCRGVMYYDANNTAEFATSLQNRKSVSAECPRKVIVPVNDGRLVAVNADTGKVCSDFGEQGEVNLQKFMPYAYPGGYNPTSPGIISGTTVVIAGSVTDNYSSKEPSGVIRGYDVNTGELLWVFDTGAQNPNAMPNENTTFVHNSPNAWAPLAYDSKLDIVYVPTGVGTPDIWGGDRTELKERYANSMLAINASTGKLVWHFQTTHHDLWDMDVPAQPSLADIQDTTGKTVPAIYVLTKTGNVFVVDRRTGKAIVPINERAVPQTVKRGPQTQGEYYSATQPFSDLNLAPQDKLKDKDMWGATMFDQLICRVYFHRLNYDGIYTPPSENGTLVFPGNLGVFEWGGMSVNADRQVAVMNPIGLPFVSRLIPADPNRQETAKGAGTEQGVQPMYGVPYGVEISAFLSPLGLPCKQPAWGYVAGVDLKTHQVVWKKRIGTIRDSLPKLFQLPPLKIGVPGLGGPISTAGNVMFVAGTQDNYLRAFNVTNGEQLWEGRLPAGGQATPMTYESNGKQYVVIMAGGHGSFGTKMGDYLVAYALPDSK
- a CDS encoding carbohydrate porin, producing MQKLRISRGLLTLCLMGLSVNSWTYAQSAFAVDSPWMFGDWNGTRTELETKGYRFNLGYTGEMATLLDAKKHSSHGTEYADQFVLGSHFDLDKILGWQDTEAQIIITERNGHSLSQTSDALNGHLSSTQEVWGRGQTWRLTNFWIKKKFLNQQLDLKVGRFGEGEDFNSFDCDFQNLALCGSQVGNWVGDQWFNWPVSQWAARLKYQFSPEVFSQIGVYEYNPENLKRSQGFNLSTSGADGVIVPIEMVWQPKIGMQGKTGEYRLGYYYSSADAIEIQNPSATSHKQGMWIVAKQQLLQHAQDPQRGLTGFINLTVHDDKTNNVDTMQNIGLIYTGVLDMRPQDEIALGFARIHLNDDLNTGQDEEYNTELYYGVHATNWLTIRPNLQYIRHVGADKNGENVWVGGIKFQTAF
- a CDS encoding CaiB/BaiF CoA transferase family protein translates to MQHALQGLKVLDFSTLLPGPFATLYLADLGAEVIHVESPTRPDLIRLFPPYAHGQATAHLYLNRNKQSVALDLKDPQNIAAIKEKISQYDIVVEQFRPGVMQRLGLDYATLAEINPRLIYCSITGYGQTGSYKDKAGHDINYLALSGIAGHSGRTQSGPPPLGIQVADIAGGSLHAVIGILTAVIERTQSGKGQYIDISMTDCVVALNSMAAAAALAGNITPQPESGILNGASFYDYYETQDGRYLSIGSLEPQFMSGLARLLELPVLLEKGASLQSEDCLKVKHALQEKIKTRSLLEWQQLFSTQDVCVEPVLKLDEALHSDLAQQRHWVVHVPLHEHSTETQAQLACPIKFSRSAMRYDFMGQVLGTGTW